One window of Cohnella hashimotonis genomic DNA carries:
- a CDS encoding M20 metallopeptidase family protein, which translates to MVLSANLASSTASCSPESTGWEHTLHVVQGSPGSDVDAVCRAIEEREAEWISLRREFHRFPELLFDVGRTASRVAQLLREYGLEVQEGVGDHFGKGVVGVLRGGKPGRTVLLRADMDALPIREIEGREYGSEIEGAMHACGHDAHTAMLLAAAYGLSRVRERLAGTVRFVFQPAEEGAAPSPVDGELRSGGRDLVESGAADGIDAAFALHVWPGLETGGLAIHRREAMAASSHFRFTFRGRSGHHGAPHLAADALLMAAHFAVEANSAVAVASDPLEPVSFAFGKLQAGTAGNVIADTAEVFGTYRAFSDATVKRIRFVLERCAAACADRFGGTAWPSFRMGKALINDAVAVGLAERAGADVFGAEQVRVLDQPSLAGEDFAYYLDKAPGAMLLIGVRDETRGIVHPLHHPSFDLDERAIALGAKLHARAAVAFLERGWE; encoded by the coding sequence ATGGTTTTATCGGCGAATCTAGCGTCATCGACAGCTTCGTGCAGTCCCGAGTCGACAGGCTGGGAGCACACGCTTCATGTGGTGCAGGGGAGTCCTGGCTCGGACGTCGACGCCGTCTGCCGCGCGATCGAGGAGCGGGAGGCGGAATGGATCTCGCTTCGGCGGGAATTTCACCGTTTTCCCGAGCTGCTGTTCGACGTCGGCAGGACGGCCTCACGCGTCGCGCAGCTGCTGCGCGAGTACGGACTGGAGGTGCAGGAGGGCGTCGGCGACCACTTCGGCAAAGGCGTCGTCGGCGTGCTGCGCGGCGGCAAGCCGGGACGGACCGTGCTGCTGCGCGCGGATATGGATGCGCTCCCGATCCGGGAGATCGAGGGCCGCGAATACGGGTCCGAGATCGAGGGGGCGATGCATGCCTGCGGCCATGACGCGCATACGGCGATGCTGCTCGCGGCCGCTTACGGTCTAAGCCGGGTGCGCGAACGGCTGGCGGGGACGGTACGGTTCGTATTTCAGCCCGCCGAAGAGGGAGCCGCGCCGAGTCCGGTGGACGGCGAGCTGCGCAGCGGCGGACGCGATCTCGTCGAGAGCGGGGCGGCGGACGGCATCGACGCGGCTTTTGCGCTGCACGTCTGGCCGGGACTGGAAACCGGCGGCTTGGCGATTCACCGGCGAGAGGCGATGGCCGCATCCTCGCATTTCCGCTTTACGTTCCGCGGACGGTCCGGCCATCATGGGGCCCCGCATCTGGCGGCGGACGCGCTGCTCATGGCCGCGCACTTCGCCGTTGAGGCGAATAGCGCCGTCGCGGTCGCGTCCGACCCGCTCGAGCCGGTGTCCTTCGCCTTCGGCAAGCTCCAAGCGGGCACCGCAGGCAATGTTATCGCGGACACCGCGGAGGTGTTCGGCACCTACCGCGCCTTCAGCGATGCGACGGTGAAGCGGATCCGGTTCGTCCTCGAGCGCTGCGCAGCCGCCTGCGCCGACCGCTTCGGCGGCACCGCCTGGCCGAGCTTCCGCATGGGCAAGGCGCTTATTAACGACGCCGTCGCAGTCGGGCTTGCCGAGCGGGCGGGCGCGGACGTGTTCGGCGCGGAGCAGGTTCGCGTGCTCGACCAGCCCAGCCTTGCCGGCGAAGACTTCGCCTACTACCTCGACAAGGCGCCGGGCGCCATGCTGCTCATCGGCGTGCGCGACGAGACGCGGGGCATCGTCCATCCGCTCCACCATCCGTCGTTTGACCTGGACGAACGCGCGATCGCGCTCGGAGCCAAGCTGCACGCGCGCGCGGCCGTTGCTTTTTTGGAACGGGGCTGGGAATAA
- a CDS encoding NADP-dependent oxidoreductase, translated as MDKTWTDMYGMSPMNAVRFHAYGPPDTLRLEQVARPVAGPGEVLVRVHAAGVNPGDWQMRSGWASEKFGLALTLPFTPGYDLAGVVEAAGRGAERYRAGDRVYGMTATAGAYAEYATVLESRLAPLPGALDDEQAAGLPMSAFTAWTAVHEQALLAPGRTALINGASGGVGHFAVQFAKLAGARVIAVTSDRNCAFAESLGADSVFDYTADDWRELEGAADAVIDTVGGERTDDLVRAVRKDGTLVPIGWGRYSPELAENVGVRVQALRMAPFDADRLKWIGELIVTGDLRIEIGASMPLAEAASAHALSESRRARGKIVLRTDA; from the coding sequence ATGGACAAGACATGGACGGATATGTACGGGATGTCACCGATGAACGCAGTGCGCTTCCACGCATACGGCCCGCCGGATACGCTGCGCTTGGAGCAGGTGGCTCGGCCGGTAGCGGGGCCGGGCGAAGTGCTCGTGCGCGTGCACGCGGCGGGGGTCAATCCCGGAGACTGGCAGATGCGCTCGGGTTGGGCCTCGGAAAAGTTCGGCTTGGCGTTAACGCTGCCGTTCACGCCGGGCTACGATCTGGCTGGCGTCGTCGAAGCGGCAGGGCGGGGAGCTGAGCGATACCGCGCCGGAGACCGCGTCTATGGAATGACGGCGACGGCGGGCGCTTACGCGGAATATGCAACCGTTCTCGAGTCACGGCTTGCGCCGCTGCCGGGGGCGCTCGACGACGAACAAGCCGCGGGCTTGCCGATGTCCGCATTCACCGCATGGACTGCCGTGCATGAGCAGGCGCTGCTCGCGCCTGGCCGGACGGCGCTTATTAACGGCGCGTCCGGCGGCGTCGGTCACTTCGCCGTGCAGTTCGCAAAGCTCGCAGGCGCTCGCGTCATCGCCGTGACGTCGGACCGCAACTGCGCATTCGCGGAGTCGCTCGGCGCCGACAGCGTCTTTGACTATACGGCGGACGATTGGAGAGAGCTCGAAGGAGCGGCGGACGCTGTCATTGATACGGTCGGCGGGGAGCGGACGGACGACCTTGTCCGGGCCGTTCGCAAGGACGGCACGCTCGTGCCAATCGGTTGGGGGCGGTACTCGCCGGAGCTGGCTGAGAACGTCGGGGTTCGCGTGCAGGCGCTGCGCATGGCGCCATTCGACGCTGACAGGCTCAAGTGGATCGGAGAGCTGATCGTCACCGGAGATCTAAGGATCGAGATCGGCGCATCGATGCCGCTCGCGGAAGCGGCGAGCGCGCATGCGCTGAGCGAAAGCAGACGGGCGCGTGGCAAAATCGTGCTTCGAACCGACGCTTAG
- a CDS encoding TetR/AcrR family transcriptional regulator: MSTNMDADMGTSLNAAASQRDRRSRRTVRLLKQSFRELVEEKGFEAVTVRDIAERADVNRGTFYAHFPDKYGLLDLVIREKLQALLGARLGPDASWRRSDLRLAIAAALDHFADVYGGCRRRESLHPLFEQAVQQELAALFGRWLAAVPAPPEAWPVPAATVASATSWAIFGAANEWAREKQAVSAEDMSDRLLAVVLGGVAALTPGGMPD, from the coding sequence ATGAGTACGAACATGGATGCGGACATGGGTACGAGCCTTAACGCAGCTGCGAGTCAACGGGACAGACGTTCCAGAAGGACGGTCAGACTGCTGAAGCAGTCATTCCGCGAGCTGGTCGAGGAAAAGGGATTCGAGGCCGTGACGGTGCGGGATATCGCCGAGCGTGCGGACGTCAATCGGGGCACTTTTTATGCCCACTTCCCTGACAAATACGGCCTGCTTGATCTGGTCATCCGCGAAAAGCTGCAGGCGCTGCTCGGCGCCCGGCTCGGGCCGGACGCGAGCTGGCGCCGCAGCGACCTGCGGCTCGCGATCGCCGCCGCGCTCGACCACTTCGCGGATGTGTACGGCGGCTGCCGGCGGCGCGAATCGCTCCATCCGCTGTTCGAGCAGGCGGTCCAACAGGAGCTGGCCGCCCTGTTCGGACGGTGGCTCGCAGCCGTGCCCGCGCCCCCAGAAGCTTGGCCTGTCCCTGCCGCTACCGTAGCGTCCGCGACCAGCTGGGCGATCTTCGGGGCGGCCAACGAATGGGCCCGCGAAAAGCAAGCCGTGTCGGCCGAAGACATGTCCGATCGCTTGCTCGCCGTCGTACTCGGCGGCGTCGCGGCGCTGACGCCCGGCGGGATGCCGGATTGA
- a CDS encoding AraC family transcriptional regulator encodes MKSKMLFCRTDRTSLLPVYVTSIGYWEHQPETEREEGFPDYQLHQTIRGGGEYTVEGRSVRVGPGEAFVLYPGVAHAYRPVSKPWEMAWVAFNGREAGALLRYAGWRASGGGRLAEAGLLEPFAAMLEGDSLSYEANLERSHGIYALLLELGRMQSVGNREQDINRMKPIVAYIEDNLHRALSLGELAEAAGVSPQYLCRLFQKTVQMRPLQYVNLQRVGRAKQLMFGAPGRRMHEVARDVGFDNASYFGAVFKKATGFSPEQFRRLYGLPGND; translated from the coding sequence TTGAAAAGCAAGATGCTGTTCTGCCGGACGGACCGGACGTCGCTGCTGCCGGTGTATGTGACATCGATCGGCTATTGGGAGCATCAGCCCGAGACTGAGCGCGAGGAGGGCTTTCCCGATTATCAGCTGCATCAGACGATACGGGGGGGCGGCGAATATACCGTAGAGGGCCGGTCCGTCCGCGTCGGACCCGGAGAAGCGTTCGTCCTGTACCCGGGCGTCGCGCATGCGTACCGCCCCGTCTCGAAGCCGTGGGAGATGGCGTGGGTCGCGTTCAACGGCCGGGAGGCAGGCGCGCTGCTGCGTTACGCCGGTTGGCGCGCTTCCGGAGGCGGCCGGCTGGCGGAGGCGGGGCTGTTGGAACCGTTCGCGGCGATGCTCGAGGGCGACTCGCTCTCGTACGAGGCGAATCTGGAGCGGTCGCACGGCATATACGCCCTGCTGCTTGAACTGGGACGCATGCAGTCGGTAGGCAACCGGGAACAGGACATAAACCGGATGAAGCCGATCGTCGCGTACATCGAAGACAATCTGCACCGGGCGCTCTCGCTGGGGGAGCTGGCGGAGGCTGCGGGGGTATCGCCGCAATATTTGTGCCGGTTGTTTCAGAAGACGGTGCAGATGAGGCCGCTGCAGTATGTCAACCTGCAGCGCGTCGGGCGGGCCAAGCAGCTCATGTTCGGCGCGCCGGGCCGGCGGATGCATGAGGTCGCGCGGGACGTCGGCTTCGACAACGCGAGCTACTTCGGCGCGGTATTCAAGAAGGCGACGGGGTTCAGTCCGGAGCAATTCAGGCGGCTGTACGGACTGCCGGGAAACGATTGA